In Plasmodium malariae genome assembly, chromosome: 11, the following proteins share a genomic window:
- the PmUG01_11053600 gene encoding citrate synthase-like protein, putative has translation MNNIKRKFTFLHVKNFAFLKNIFFFEKRYFCNNNKREKIKGWCEQTLPHILLETEIFFELKGIFYRGLNIHELCEYATFDEIIFLFLYKRLPTSKELYERKCYFENAFHSYEEKKVCKIMENLQCSNPLELIRVCLLILSLQNEYNNDINLGYYEILAYSLKLIYLFNSKKWTSSNISNIKVESLCSFIIENFANNEKGISKNGTEKDAYDKEKGKMKSGQREIKHVKKTSLELYDSMKKEKTKVLTILLMLICENGINEKTFLLRMLYNVSKDNHFNIFLYAVTFYIDTFKKIDLHTAFRSLLSVKLPSKDKAEYEKDKILSQISNMNLFFYNNKFFFKKNAILKKYLENYCRMTSQANVDILTHFIDIENFFLKNKKKYASSYYYTLLTFHLLDISLEYLPPLYFLARLLSFTAHINEQTENNKIVKYSGVYIGNTPIKYVDASNAKELGDPTAS, from the exons atgaataacataaaaagaaaatttacttttttacatgtgaaaaattttgcttttttaaaaaatatttttttttttgaaaaaaggtatttttgtaataataataaaagagagaaaataaaaggatGGTGCGAGCAAACGCTTCCTCATATTTTGCTAGAAACGGAAATTTTCTTTGAGCTCAAag GTATTTTTTACAGAGGATTGAACATACATGAGTTGTGTGAATATGCTACGTTCGacgaaataatttttctttttctatataaaagATTGCCAACATCAAAGGAATTATATGAAAGGAAAtgttattttgaaaatgCTTTTCACTCTtatgaagagaaaaaagtatgtaaaataatggaaaattTACAATGCTCTAACCCTCTTGAATTAATAAGAGTATGTCTACTTATATTATCTTtacaaaatgaatataacaatgatataaatttgggctattatgaaattttagcatactctttaaaattaatatacttgtttaattctaaaaaatGGACTTCTTcaaatatttctaatataaaaGTTGAGAGCTTgtgttcttttattattgaaaatttcGCAAATAATGAGAAAGGGATTTCAAAAAATGGCACAGAAAAAGATGCATACGATAAAGAAAAGGGGAAGATGAAAAGTGGACAGAGAGAGATTAAGCACGTGAAAAAAACTTCATTAGAGTTATACGACTcaatgaaaaaggaaaaaacaaaagttcTTACCATTTTGTTAATGCTGATATGTGAAAATGGcattaatgaaaaaacttttttattaagaatGCTATATAATGTGAGCAAAGATAACcactttaatatatttctatacgctgttacattttacatagacacttttaaaaaaatagatttaCACACAGCATTTCGTTCCTTGTTGAGTGTAAAGTTACCCTCTAAGGATAAAGCAGAGTACGAAAAGGATAAGATTTTATCGCAGATTAGTAacatgaatttatttttttataataataaatttttttttaaaaaaaatgcaattttaaaaaaatatttagaaaattattGTAGGATGACTTCTCAGGCTAATGTAGATATATTAACTCATTTTATAGATAttgaaaacttttttttaaaaaataaaaaaaaatatgcatctAGCTATTATTATACTCTTCTAACATTCCACCTACTAGACATCTCACTAGAATACTTACCACCGCTCTATTTTCTTGCAAGACTATTAAGCTTCACAGCACATATAAACGAACAAacggaaaataataaaatagtgAAATACTCTGGCGTGTATATAGGAAACACTCCTATAAAATACGTGGATGCAAGTAATGCAAAGGAACTAGGAGATCCTACTGCATCATAG
- the PmUG01_11053700 gene encoding transporter protein, putative, whose translation MDLLLAKAICIFAFVSVATFGCSIPYLIGLFGQKQNIEHEKKVKNILSNLNCFGSGFIFSIVMFHLLPETIMIVSSHKDIVIFNTSDADMKTLYIFFFVFIGFCVQLALEYVLPVDSNYCCVANDDVKSMLNDNFSKTLVKGKKDSINIDMHSVSVNEDKYHHACDSEHFKKKQNFSQFLHVLTLQSFFLTVSLAVHSCNEGMIVGMSDDVHFVFINSFCILSHKWIAGVTVALSLNQNNISKNLKTILLVIFIFSSPLGIILGHLIQSSGEKLTCIINAISIGSLLFIGCEILLNEIKQKYSRKVRLTKWLSFCCSCVIAFFLIIATVRIAPHHHH comes from the exons ATGGATTTACTTTTAGCTAAAGCAATTTGCATATTTGCGTTTGTTTCAGTTGCAACATTCGGATGTTCTATACCATATTTGATAGGATTGTTTGGACAGAAACAAAATATtgaacatgaaaaaaaagtaaaaaatatccTTTCTAATTTGAATTGTTTTGGTTctggttttattttttcaattgtTATGTTCCATTTGTTACCAGAAACAATCATGATTGTAAGTTCACATAAGGACATCGTTATTTTTAACACATCTGATGCTGATATGAAAACACtctatatcttttttttcgtatttattGGTTTCTGTGTGCAATTAGCATTAGAATATGTTCTACCAGTTGATAGTAATTATTGCTGTGTTGCTAATGATGACGTGAAGTCCATGTTGaatgataatttttccaA aACGTTAGTAAAGGGTAAAAAGGATTCCATTAATATCGATATGCATAGTGTG agTGTCAATGAAGATAAATATCATCATGCATGTGATAGTGAGCATTTCAAGAAAAAACAGAATTTCTCACAATTTTTACACGTCCTAACATTGCAGTCATTTTTCTTAACAGTATCCTTGGCTGTACATTCGTGCAATGAAG GAATGATCGTAGGAATGTCAGATGACGtgcattttgtttttataaattcgtTTTGTATTTTATCACACAAGTGGATAGCAGGAGTTACTGTGGCTCTTTCACTAAATCAGAACAAcata AGCAAAAATCTCAAGACAATATTgttagtaatttttatattctcttCGCCCCTAGGAATAATATTAGGTCACTTGATACAGTCATCAG gTGAAAAATTAACATGTATAATCAATGCAATTTCCATTGGATCGTTGCTTTTCATTGGATGTGAG ATTTTgctaaatgaaataaagcaGAAGTATAGCAGAAAAGTTAGGCTTACAAAATGGCTCAGCTTTTGTTGTTCGTGCGtaattgcattttttttaattatagcCACTGTGCGCATTGCTCCACATCATCATCATTAG
- the PmUG01_11053500 gene encoding conserved Plasmodium protein, unknown function, producing MLKFLLDIDQAKKKILDQLNSKLLLRNQKNDSFILEEKKNMSYNSGSDIDLSYSKNKLTKWDEVHVEKREFIQEKILYEELKNEEKWSKNQHCRGSNGSVCCDNECNVNTDDSNAWCEYDRNNKKAKTKHTSKGNSRSKYKMHNSNVKCTLSEYNNETCFERETKKERTDQVQNHECVQEKEENNEPGKQVSNTCNDTRKACKYSRTEREGVGSTREISSGVGMHKREEEKRSAVIPSSGTNENNENNEYNENNENNENNENNEYNENNENNEYNENNEYNENNENNENNENNENNENNENNENNENNENNENNENNENNENNENNENNENNENNENNENNENNECNKYSKQGSRDSDKIGSSGRSNRFNRCNAIVENLPEKTNTSERKITQKNVHMNNVISISNWDEYEACEGNNMKELEGKEEIKTKEKKDAAVVTEFFLGEMFLAEFQEKIINNVSYNLVNDKYNHIAETIVALRKQRGRGSARNDASDASGVKEVNRVKKVNDVKEVDRVTDVNDANDANRVNDDRITCASMLFELLMNDMKELFRILIYCNRDANNLNYLNMLKEEYVGEIAELKKKEKMLSDINERQTNQLLQLSKQFSCIKNDMDICDQANYLNEKINSMDKDIRRLQVEKQNMHNMLEDKIIHMKKNFELKCYIRCLEDTLRKQTCTCTELKNEIKVLEDKVNIYFERLQLTKQDVYMHKTVLHDVRKKEKKLTNHFKVFLRSYRSNRMQKGMLKWGVTKWRSSMWKSTKLNTTKGKTPNILIELYKLRDATPNYAQPLSKGCTCEQYTKLSSSSFRNNNRRTNLRTTQECSLKDDVKERSPTICKTNEMVIVNSDDECITKKAPLPTKNANNNISKKANHMNSNLSDYDNLHKEELVNKINYYKLLLQECKSLSLKKQSNTNERLRETQKLLLREITQNEIIHKKYRIILEKFRNMNNPDDNFISYDKKPPRDDASSLKIHDLLNEIIFLSQEIEKLKEDQLLLQEDVNRKSKIISHLIKKHALSEEHFRLDNRFSIFNNKLTYDEMKKIMEETLIENIRLRTDLMTLAKSVNS from the exons ATGCTTAAATTTTTACTTGACATAGACCAAGcaaagaagaaaattttgGATCAACTAAACAGTAAACTACTACTAAGGAACCAAAAAAATGATTCGTTCATAttagaagaaaagaaaaatatgagtTATAACTCAGGGTCAGATATAGATTTGTCATactcaaaaaataaactaacAAAGTGGGATGAAGTGCATGTGGAAAAAAGGGAGTTCAttcaagaaaaaattttatacgAGGAgctaaaaaatgaagaaaagtGGAGTAAGAATCAGCATTGTCGTGGAAGCAATGGCAGTGTATGCTGTGATAATGAATGCAATGTCAACACAGATGATAGCAATGCATGGTGTGAGTATGACCGTAATAATAAGAAAGCAAAGACTAAGCACACGTCCAAAGGTAATAGCAGATCCAAATATAAGATGCACAACAGTAATGTCAAATGTACCCTAAGCGAATACAACAATGAAACGTGCTTTGAAAGAGAAACAAAGAAGGAAAGAACAGATCAAGTACAGAATCATGAATGTGTAcaggaaaaagaagaaaataatgaacCAGGAAAACAAGTAAGCAATACTTGTAACGACACAAGAAAGGCTTGTAAATACAGTCGTACTGAACGAGAAGGGGTAGGTAGCACAAGAGAAATAAGCAGTGGGGTGGGAATGCACAAAAGGGAAGAAGAGAAAAGAAGTGCAGTAATTCCATCCAGTGGGACTAATGAGAATAATGAGAATAATGAGTATAATGAGAATAATGAGAATAATGAGAATAATGAGAATAATGAGTATAATGAGAATAATGAGAATAATGAGTATAATGAGAATAATGAGTATAATGAGAATAATGAGAATAATGAGAATAATGAGAATAATGAGAATAATGAGAATAATGAGAATAATGAGAATAATGAGAATAATGAGAATAATGAGAATAATGAGAATAATGAGAATAATGAGAATAATGAGAATAATGAGAATAATGAGAATAATGAGAATAATGAGAATAATGAGAATAATGAGAATAATGAGTGTAACAAGTATAGTAAACAAGGAAGTAGAGACAGTGATAAAATTGGCAGCAGTGGTAGGAGCAATCGCTTCAACCGGTGCAACGCAATTGTAGAAAACTTAcctgaaaaaacaaatacatCGGAGAGGAAAATAACTCAAAAGAACGTCCACATGAACAATGTCATATCAATTTCGAATTGGGATGAATACGAAGCGTGTGAAGGAAATAATATGAAGGAATTAGAAGGAAAGGAAGAAATCAAaacaaaagagaaaaaagatgCAGCAGTTGTAACAGAATTCTTCCTTGGTGAAATGTTTTTAGCAGAAtttcaagaaaaaataataaataatgtaagtTATAACTTAgttaatgataaatataaccATATAGCAGAAACGATAGTAGCGTTGAGGAAGCAGCGTGGACGTGGATCCGCCAGGAACGATGCAAGCGATGCGAGCGGTGTGAAGGAAGTAAATCGTGTGAAAAAAGTGAATGATGTAAAAGAAGTAGATCGTGTAACCGACGTAAATGATGCAAATGATGCAAACCGTGTGAATGATGACCGCATCACATGTGCCAGCATGCTCTTCGAGCTACTGATGAACGATATGAAAGAACTCTTTCGTATACTAATATACTGCAACAGAGATGCAAATAACTTGAACTACTTAAACATGTTGAAAGAAGAGTATGTTGGTGAAATAGCCGAGttgaagaaaaaggaaaaaatgctAAGTGATATAAATGAGAGACAGACAAACCAACTGCTACAACTATCAAAACAGTTCTCATGTATAAAGAATGATATGGATATATGTGACCAGGCAAATTacttaaatgaaaaaattaattctatGGATAAGGATATAAGAAGATTACAAgtagaaaaacaaaacatgCACAATATGTTGGAAgacaaaataatacatatgaaaaaaaattttgaattaaaatgttatataagaTGCTTAGAGGATACCTTAAGGAAACAAACATGCACGTGTACAGAattaaaaaacgaaataaaagtACTTGAagataaagtaaatatatacttcgAACGTTTGCAGCTTACAAAGCAAGATGTTTATATGCACAAAACTGTATTGCATGACGtaagaaaaaaggagaaaaaactTACAAACCATTTTAAGGTGTTTCTGCGCAGTTATAGAAGCAATCGGATGCAGAAAGGAATGTTAAAGTGGGGGGTAACCAAGTGGAGGTCGTCCATGTGGAAGTCGACCAAGTTGAATACGACGAAGGGGAAAACCCCTAATATACTAATAGAGTTATATAAACTAAGGGATGCTACCCCAAATTACGCCCAACCTTTGAGCAAGGGATGTACGTGTGAGCAGTACACCAAGTTAAGCAGCAGCAGCTTTAGGAACAACAATCGAAGAACTAATCTTCGAACTACACAGGAGTGTTCACTAAAAGACGATGTAAAGGAAAGGAGTCCAACCATATGCAAAACAAACGAAATGGTAATTGTCAACAGTGATGATGAATGCATAACAAAGAAGGCCCCCCTTCCCACCAAAAAtgctaataataatatatcgaAAAAAGCTAATCACATGAACTCTAATCTATCAGACTATGACAACCTTCATAAGGAAGAACTtgttaacaaaattaattattataaactaCTTTTACAAGAATGTAAATCTCTTTCATTGAAGAAGCAGAGTAACACCAATGAGCGACTGCGGGAAACCCAAAAATTACTATTACGTGAAATTacacaaaatgaaataatccATAAGAAATATCGtattattttagaaaaatttagaaatatgAACAATCCTGATGATAATTTTATCAGTTATGATAAGAAACCTCCACGTGATGATGCATcatcattaaaaatacatgatCTTTTGAacgaaataatttttctttcacAAGAAATTGAAAAACTTAAAGAAGATCAACTCTTACTACAAGAAGATGTAAATAGGAAGAGCAAAATCATTTCCCATTTGATAAAGAAACACGCGCTGTCGGAAGAACACTTTCG GTTAGACAACCGGTTCAGCATCTTTAACAATAAACTAACGTACGAtgagatgaaaaaaataatggagGAAACattaattgaaaatattcGATTGCGGACTGATTTAATGACCCTTGCAAAAAGTGTAAACTCGTAA
- the CLS gene encoding mitochondrial cardiolipin synthase, putative, with protein MKSHPSVREKIYAKLFLRRKGEGIEEEECVDINRVVDKNIEQLNCSLNEKEVIQKKWINILKRNANKYGKVSEGNKIKIYNDGFSAFNNILKCIDKSKKRVWFETYIFDDSKLAEKVVNSLCNASRRGCDVILLVDYIGSIKMKNKWIKKLRENNVHVIFFNTFLNSFLNMLPIFFRDHRKILIVDNAAYCGSMNVSENVIPDDIFSVCDNEEQQNGEEDVAQRMQLHEKGRDKDNNSEGNGRSNGRNIRRCLEYYDLHIKLKGPAVKDLADVFIDSLRMSNTSITRSPIEKQKKYVNDEDEPCYVQILESNVLRKVKSIQGTFDYVLRNGASNNIYITTSYFLPPGFLRRALYSCLHNGVHISFLFSGNSDILGDVPATYYIIKKLLKKFHKLENAEGDMAHTGDNKCGKGNCNYNCNYNYNCNCNCNCNYNCNYNCNCKYNCNRKDCENFNHDRNKKLTNYVLHIHKNMHFENFIKYVKKKKKLGEHIFLRNKKKGTSQFFFFQNKHCHAKNLVVDNLWCATGSFNWDRFSSRRNLEVMVSIFDKKICDKFINEHKTKVRENSIEITLSHILNRNIFQILFSFCAYHLGKLSGKNIFDGLSNNSKKTVLRKAIINKYLTDNCIENVSLSMMWGF; from the coding sequence ATGAAAAGCCATCCTAGTGTACGGGAAAAAATATACgcgaaattatttttaagaagGAAAGGGGAGGGAATAGAAGAGGAGGAATGTGTAGACATTAACAGGGTGgtagataaaaatattgagcAACTAAACTGTAGTTTGaatgaaaaagaagtaattcaaaaaaagtggataaatatattaaaaagaaatgcaAATAAATATGGCAAGGTTTCTgaaggaaataaaataaaaatatataatgatggATTTTCtgcatttaataatattttaaaatgtattgataaaagtaaaaagaggGTATGGTttgaaacatatatatttgatgaCTCCAAGTTAGCTGAAAAAGTTGTTAATAGTTTATGTAATGCATCAAGAAGAGGATGTGATGTGATTTTATTGGTTGATTATATAGgaagtataaaaatgaaaaacaaatgGATAAAGAAATTGAGGGAGAATAATGTTCATgttatattctttaatacctttttaaattcctttttaaatatgctACCTATATTTTTTCGTGATCATCGGAAAATTCTTATAGTTGATAATGCTGCTTATTGTGGTTCAATGAACGTTTCAGAGAATGTTATTCCGGATGATATCTTTTCTGTTTGCGACAACGAGGAACAGCAGAATGGAGAGGAAGATGTTGCACAACGGATGCAACTGCATGAGAAGGGAAGAGACAAGGATAACAATAGCGAAGGTAATGGTAGAAGTAATGGTAGAAATATAAGGAGATGCCTCGAATACTACGACTTGCATATAAAGTTGAAGGGTCCTGCAGTGAAGGACTTAGCAGATGTGTTTATAGACTCTCTAAGGATGTCCAATACATCAATTACTCGGAGTCCTATtgaaaaacagaaaaaatatgtaaatgatGAAGATGAACCATGTTATGTACAAATACTAGAGTCGAATGTCCTTAGAAAAGTAAAGTCTATACAAGGTACATTTGATTATGTTTTGAGAAATGGAGCATccaataatatttatattacaacTAGTTACTTTCTACCCCCAGGGTTTTTGAGAAGAGCTTTATATTCCTGTTTGCACAATGGGGTACATATATCGTTTCTTTTTTCGGGTAATTCGGATATACTAGGTGATGTACCAGCAACGTATTACATAATAAAGAAACTGCtcaaaaaatttcataaactGGAAAATGCAGAGGGAGATATGGCACACACGGGGGATAACAAATGTGGTAAGGGAAACTGCAACTACAACTGCAACTACAACTACAACTGCAACTGCAACTGCAACTGCAACTACAACTGCAACTACAACTGCAACTGCAAATATAACTGTAACAGGAAAGACTGCGAGAATTTCAACCACGATAGGAATAAAAAACTGACAAATTATGTtctacatatacataaaaatatgcactttgagaattttataaaatatgtaaaaaaaaaaaaaaaattgggtgaacatatattcttaaggaacaaaaaaaaagggactagccaattttttttttttcaaaataaacaTTGCCACGCAAAGAACTTAGTAGTTGACAATTTGTGGTGTGCTACTGGATCCTTTAACTGGGACCGATTTTCCTCAAGACGAAATTTAGAAGTTATGGTTTccatttttgataaaaaaatttgtgataaatttattaatgaacataaaacaaaagtTAGAGAAAACAGTATTGAAATTACTCTATCACATATACTCAATcggaatatttttcaaattctgTTTAGCTTTTGTGCTTATCATTTAGGCAAATTGTCagggaaaaatatttttgatgGACTTTCTAACAACAGCAAAAAAACTGTCCTACGAAAAGCCATCATCAACAAGTACTTAACTGACAACTGCATTGAGAACGTTTCACTAAGTATGATGTGGGGATTTTAG
- the PmUG01_11053300 gene encoding conserved Plasmodium protein, unknown function — protein sequence MKLLFLCAYLYIHFIKNVISIYDDNFVFTFKDVKRVHTRKSTVKKFEIDIILKFNTKKTAKEFFLTSLIPAKNLQILLFKREETNAVNENVEIHLNRTGMKEKGKEYSCDYLITSKMYLLKLTTDELKKFKIHRHPFKNKEITKTVPPEYDFSEKSLKNFFPIEGTIYPSNYLLKISVEISKEGLSPDGVWILSIAERNASNEGNQVCTIYSDKIAEIFLQQSAHSNLFLLYCSSATNAELLNLVQDMRKSFHVQLSASKTFFGAHDSTYTIQMNLDQIAADLKTDKVMISIKLPIDLCYSNSCFNANFENPCLNIKANPFEQCSYTFRSHKFLLRSKRNEEISGKLEVLIENINNPLIDLESEKNWIINVYTVDTVNFSMSKEHKEILERVSHDVCSKNFINRFVDKFSDNITWVKSHIAVSPTPRLIPLKVEPMNAHGLLENPLVLSLKLNFSIGHIFNKCLVELQSIHRFTSAITKSENRLNIYNHSLILPNSLYKPVEEDEHKLQIEANLIKNNDVIQFAIDVKKYQNNEYWKCTLSCLNKEGKYVKEAQTLFVYPIENKKIYISNLYYKEKVEDNKYIFYLDLFIYDEKEIDIKLTFLPPSSATNSIPISGKTSTKVQLTDTCDAFMYTSCYNLVFHECSNKAEEKHIIYQMNSYKSSNKHSTIQFPLIIPKEVKEFNLLFEVDIKNNPRNVKKIMHIDVEKVLTHNAKTPCINDLVSVLKKYEKYESHLFLLFKAVNCHNIYQPFLTNFQNNANFFAKTAPSESFEKFTFQKTYKQVFPINYESISQKLFDKNIISIITIVLIDDAFFFNSFMSSKKKIVFEYLKKNIFFPYNKYYVVHYSNNNVLINLYKYIDAGNVKIDIVQKSSEINNLLAALDKTISFAEDIKEKEKHSYMNSEYSILLFTDTKGVQNVKAATNKYIKKDDDINKSFSRIYVVSLEQGDYYTTNKDKFSESIQNVDDMYIYNKRTREGQIGNVIDGTVGDENKDNILFFSFHKYITDEQLTIHYAKSILEDYILLHTQVYKTSWYLIGICRYNIMRDSITKRKLHLYYVDKNIKTVTYTISKDETKKVFDNSSLSSFQDMCNIFTQLQLLGYK from the exons ATGAAACTCCTATTTTTATGCGCCTACCTgtacatacattttattaaaaatgttatttccATCTATGATGACAATTTTGTTTTCACCTTCAAAGACGTGAAAAgg GTGCACACAAGAAAAAGCACCGTCAAAAAGTTTGAAAtagatataattttaaagttCAACACCAAAAAAACTGCAAAGGAATTTTTCTTAACATCACTGATACCTGCGA AAAACTTACAAATACTTCTATTTAAAAGAGAAGAAACAAATGCGGTGAATGAAAATGTGGAAATTCATCTGAACAGGACAGgaatgaaagaaaaaggcAAGGAAT ACTCCTGTGATTATCTTATAACATCAAAAATGTATCTATTAAAGCTGACCACTGAcgaacttaaaaaatttaaaattcatAGACacccttttaaaaataaagagatcACTAAAACTGTGCCACCAGAATATGACTTTTCGGAAAAATCTTTAA AAAACTTTTTTCCCATTGAGGGAACAATATACCCCTCAAATTATTTGCTAAAGATATCTGTCGAAATTTCAAAGGAGGGGCTAAGTCCCGATGGGGTTTG GATTCTGTCGATCGCCGAAAGAAATGCTTCTAATGAAGGAAATCAAGTATGTACAATTTACTCTGACAAGATAgcagaaatatttttacagcAAAGTGCACACAGCAATCTCTTCTTGCTCTACTGTAGCAGTGCCACTAATGCGGAG CTCCTAAATTTAGTTCAAGATATGAGGAAAAGTTTCCATGTTCAACTAAGTGCAAGTAAGACATTTTTCGGAGCACATGACTCGACTTATACTATTCAGATGAACTTGGATCAAATTGCGGCGGACTTGAAAACTG ACAAAGTAATGATCAGCATAAAGCTTCCAATAGATTTATGCTACTCTAATTCCTGCTTCAATGCAAATTTTGAAAATCCGtgcttaaatataaaagcaaATCCTTTTGAACAGTGCTCTTACACGTTTAGAAGTCATAAATTTCTCTTGAGATCGAAAAGGAATGAG GAGATAAGTGGTAAATTGGAAGTGCtcattgaaaatattaacaacCCCTTGATCGATCTGGAAAGTGAAAAAAACTGGATAATTAATGTTTACACAGTTGATACTGTCAACTTTTCTATGAGCAAGGAACACAAAGAAATACTAGAAAGGGTATCACATGACGTATGCtccaaaaattttataaacagATTCGTAGACAAATTTTCGGACAACATCACTTGGGTAAAATCCCACATAGCTGTGTCTCCTACCCCTCGTTTGATTCCCCTCAAGGTGGAG CCGATGAACGCCCACGGTTTGCTGGAAAACCCGCTGGTCCTAAGCCTCAAACTGAATTTCTCAATAGggcatatttttaacaaatgCCTAGTTGAGCTTCAATCTATTCACAGGTTTACGTCCGCCATTACAAAGAGTGAAAACAGACTAAACATTTACAACCACAGTTTAATATTACCAAACTCTCTATACAAACCGGTAGAAGAGGATGAACACAAATTACAGATTGAAgcaaatttaataaaaaacaatgaTGTCATACAATTTGCAATAGATGTAAAGAAGTatcaaaataatgaatactGGAAATGTACTCTTAGttgtttaaataaagaaGGTAAATATGTAAAGGAGGCACAGactttatttgtttatcctatagagaataaaaaaatatatataagtaatttatattataaagaaaaagtggaagataataaatatatcttttatttggatttattcatttatgatGAGAAAGAGATCGACATCAAGTTGACATTCCTTCCTCCTTCTTCTGCTACTAACAGTATTCCTATTAGCGGAAAAACTTCGACAAAGGTACAACTCACTGATACATGTGATGCTTTTATGTATACCTCCTGTTACAATTTGGTTTTTCATGAATGCTCAAATAAAGCGGaagaaaaacatattatataccAAATGAATTCATACAAATCATCTAACAAACATTCTACAATACAATTTCCGCTAATAATTCCAAAAGAAGTAAAGGAATTCAATTTGCTATTCGAAGtagacataaaaaataatccaAGGAacgttaaaaaaattatgcatattGATGTAGAAAAGGTACTAACGCATAATGCAAAAACTCCTTGCATAAATGACTTAGTTtcagtattaaaaaaatatgaaaaatatgaatctcatttatttcttttatttaaagcTGTTAATTGTCATAATATATACCAACCCTTTTTAactaattttcaaaataatgcaaatttttttgcaaaaacaGCCCCCTCAGAgtcttttgaaaaatttacttttcaAAAAACGTATAAACAAGTATTTCCAATTAATTATGAATCAATATCACAAAAACTTTTtgacaaaaatattattagtattattacAATAGTTTTAATTGAtgatgcatttttttttaattccttcatgtcatcaaaaaaaaaaattgtttttgaatatttaaaaaaaaatattttcttcccttataataaatattatgtagtccattattcaaataataatgttctaataaatttatataaatatatcgaTGCTGGAAATGTCAAAATTGACATAGTACAAAAATCAtcagaaataaataatttacttGCTGCTTTGGATAAAACAATTTCCTTTGCAGAagatataaaagaaaaagaaaaacattcTTATATGAACAGTGAATATagcattttattatttacagaTACAAAAGGAGTGCAAAATGTTAAAGCAgctacaaataaatatataaaaaaagacgatgatataaataaaagtttttCAAGAATATACGTTGTATCCTTAGAACAAGGGGATTATTACACTACTAACAAGGATAAATTTAGTGAGTCCATTCAAAATGTGGatgatatgtatatatacaacaaGAGAACAAGGGAAGGACAGATAGGCAACGTGATAGACGGAACGGTGGGAGACGAGAACAAAGacaatattctttttttttcatttcataaGTATATTACTGATGAACAGCTGACGATTCACTATGCCAAATCTATATTAGAAGACTACATCCTTTTGCACACACAGGTTTATAAAACCTCCTGGTATTTAATTGGTATATGTAGATATAACATTATGAGAGACAGtataacaaaaagaaaattgcatttatattatgtcgataaaaatattaaaactgTTACTTATACAATATCTAAggatgaaacaaaaaaagtcTTTGACAATTCCTCCTTGTCTTCTTTTCAAGATATGTGCAACATCTTCACTCAGCTACAGCTCCTGGGGTACAAGTAA